A genomic stretch from Nocardia wallacei includes:
- a CDS encoding NlpC/P60 family protein, with amino-acid sequence MGRHGASIRVALGLLVCAVALSVSVGAAGAVPAPPPNPSDGDIADAGGQVDAGVAEVSGLINEVAAAEQQLRRLDTEVALRREAVNKALVDLQAARAAADAANAAAEASSRDLAAAGAQVARARTEFDRFAIEAYTQPATGSMVNVLAGADPAEALDRAQLLGVASKSRQDALQLLRRAQLEQANRDSAARRAKQTADAAAAAAEQKKLDAQQAVVAAQAAQQQQAAQRTALLGQRDSAQQRLDAARERVAGLQGQREAFLAWDRQRQAEAAAAQAAAAAAATRAAADRAAHDRAAQVGTGKRPHTQLDNAPPPHASLPDRPARPSGSRSELIETVVDRAMSQLGVTYSWGGGDENGPTLGIRDGGVADSYGDYDKVGFDCSGLMIYAFAGVGIALPHYSGYQYTMGTRVPVAERERGDMLFWGANGSEHVALYLGDGKMVEAPESGDVVKVSPVREGGIMPYAVRLLT; translated from the coding sequence GTGGGGCGGCACGGGGCCTCGATCAGAGTCGCGCTGGGGTTGCTGGTGTGCGCGGTCGCGTTGTCGGTGTCGGTCGGCGCGGCCGGTGCGGTGCCCGCGCCGCCGCCCAATCCGAGCGACGGCGACATCGCCGACGCGGGCGGGCAGGTGGATGCCGGCGTGGCCGAGGTCAGCGGGCTGATCAACGAGGTCGCCGCCGCCGAGCAGCAATTGCGCCGCCTCGACACCGAGGTCGCGCTGCGCCGCGAGGCGGTGAACAAGGCCCTGGTCGACCTGCAGGCCGCACGGGCGGCGGCCGATGCCGCGAACGCGGCGGCCGAGGCCAGCAGCCGCGACCTCGCCGCCGCCGGTGCCCAAGTGGCAAGGGCCCGTACCGAATTCGATCGGTTCGCCATCGAGGCCTACACGCAACCGGCGACCGGATCGATGGTGAACGTGCTCGCGGGCGCGGATCCGGCCGAAGCCCTCGACCGGGCGCAACTACTCGGTGTGGCCTCCAAGAGCAGGCAGGACGCCCTGCAGCTGCTGCGCCGGGCCCAGCTGGAGCAGGCCAACCGGGACTCGGCGGCGCGCCGGGCGAAGCAGACCGCCGACGCCGCCGCGGCCGCGGCCGAACAGAAGAAACTGGACGCCCAGCAGGCCGTCGTCGCCGCCCAGGCCGCCCAGCAGCAACAGGCCGCGCAACGCACCGCGCTACTGGGCCAACGAGATTCGGCCCAGCAGCGGCTCGACGCGGCACGCGAGCGAGTGGCCGGGCTCCAGGGGCAGCGCGAGGCGTTCCTGGCCTGGGACCGCCAGCGCCAGGCCGAGGCGGCCGCCGCCCAGGCCGCCGCGGCCGCTGCCGCCACCCGCGCGGCCGCCGACCGGGCCGCCCACGACCGCGCCGCGCAGGTGGGCACGGGCAAGCGGCCGCACACCCAGCTCGACAACGCACCCCCGCCGCATGCCTCGCTGCCCGACCGTCCGGCGCGTCCCTCCGGCAGCCGGTCGGAGCTGATCGAAACCGTGGTCGACCGCGCGATGTCGCAATTGGGCGTCACCTATTCCTGGGGCGGCGGCGACGAGAACGGCCCCACGCTCGGCATCCGCGACGGCGGCGTCGCCGACAGCTACGGCGACTACGACAAGGTCGGTTTCGACTGTTCGGGCCTGATGATCTACGCCTTCGCCGGAGTCGGGATCGCCCTGCCGCACTACAGCGGCTACCAGTACACGATGGGCACCCGGGTGCCGGTCGCCGAACGCGAACGCGGCGACATGCTGTTCTGGGGCGCCAACGGCAGCGAGCACGTGGCGCTGTACCTCGGCGACGGCAAAATGGTCGAAGCGCCCGAATCCGGCGACGTGGTGAAGGTTTCGCCGGTCCGCGAGGGGGGCATCATGCCGTACGCGGTGCGACTGCTCACCTGA
- a CDS encoding acyl-CoA thioesterase, with protein MTFSVPVTVRGYELDVNGHLNQAVYHQYAEHARWEVMRAAGLVPDKIRLSGLGPVVLESTVKHLRELHLGDEVTVTCETEWGEGKVFRMRQRIIKLDGTVSAEFDVVLGLMDLTARKLVPNPTERFLELVDSGEVLGLRRGGHAAGR; from the coding sequence ATGACCTTTTCCGTGCCCGTCACCGTCCGCGGCTACGAACTCGATGTGAACGGCCACTTGAATCAGGCCGTCTACCACCAGTACGCCGAGCACGCGCGCTGGGAGGTGATGCGCGCCGCCGGGCTCGTCCCGGACAAGATCCGGCTGTCGGGGCTGGGGCCGGTGGTGCTGGAATCGACGGTCAAGCACCTGCGCGAACTGCATCTGGGCGACGAGGTGACCGTGACCTGCGAGACCGAGTGGGGCGAGGGCAAGGTCTTCCGGATGCGGCAGCGGATCATCAAGCTGGACGGCACCGTCTCGGCCGAATTCGATGTGGTGCTCGGGCTGATGGACCTCACCGCGCGCAAACTCGTGCCGAATCCGACCGAGCGCTTCCTGGAACTCGTCGACTCCGGCGAGGTGCTCGGTCTCCGGCGCGGCGGGCACGCGGCGGGTCGTTGA
- the fabG1 gene encoding 3-oxoacyl-ACP reductase FabG1, with the protein MSNFTSRSVLVTGGNRGIGLAVAQRLAADGHKVAVTHRGSGVPDGLFGVKCDVTDNDSIDEAFSEVEAAQGPVEVLVANAGIVDNTLLMRMSEEQFTRVIDANLTGAWRCAKRANRAMLRARFGRMIFLGSVVGTMGVPGQVNYAAAKAGLIGMARAITREIGSRNITANVVAPGFIDTDMTREEMTEEMREVALKAIPAGRMGQAEDVAAAISFLASDQAQYISGAIIPVDGGLGMGH; encoded by the coding sequence ATGTCGAACTTCACATCCCGGTCGGTGCTGGTGACGGGCGGCAACCGCGGCATCGGTCTCGCGGTCGCCCAGCGGCTCGCCGCCGACGGACACAAGGTCGCTGTCACGCATCGGGGTTCGGGGGTGCCGGACGGGTTGTTCGGCGTGAAATGCGATGTGACCGACAATGATTCGATCGACGAGGCGTTCTCCGAGGTGGAGGCCGCGCAGGGTCCGGTCGAGGTGCTGGTGGCCAATGCCGGCATCGTGGACAACACACTGCTGATGCGGATGAGCGAGGAGCAGTTCACCCGCGTCATCGACGCCAACCTCACCGGCGCGTGGCGCTGCGCCAAGCGGGCCAACCGCGCGATGCTGCGGGCCCGCTTCGGCCGGATGATCTTCCTCGGCTCGGTCGTCGGCACGATGGGCGTGCCCGGACAGGTGAACTACGCCGCCGCCAAGGCCGGTCTGATCGGCATGGCGCGGGCCATCACCCGCGAGATCGGTTCGCGCAACATCACGGCCAACGTGGTCGCGCCCGGCTTCATCGACACCGACATGACCCGCGAGGAGATGACCGAGGAGATGCGCGAGGTCGCGCTCAAGGCGATCCCGGCGGGCCGCATGGGCCAGGCCGAGGACGTCGCGGCCGCCATCAGCTTCCTCGCCTCCGACCAGGCCCAGTACATCAGCGGCGCGATCATCCCGGTCGACGGCGGCCTGGGCATGGGCCACTGA
- a CDS encoding DUF6676 family protein, giving the protein MTVFDTSVLTPKTAELPHDTDLNAVLADLADNHVATPKGQKQGELAAIVQDARDNGIPLSIVVVEGNPAPDSSLRDLATKVGKTEHGTVVVLSDDWAGTYSESISRYRLERAEDVAKNRHGGHSAEAAQAFVGSLEAPETVSSTVAASIFIAAIAVVVVVLYRVKLRRSANTTPGPESAAGSAAAGKGAE; this is encoded by the coding sequence ATGACCGTCTTTGACACCTCGGTTCTCACCCCCAAGACCGCGGAGCTACCGCACGACACGGATTTGAACGCGGTCCTGGCCGATCTCGCGGACAACCACGTCGCCACTCCGAAGGGGCAGAAGCAGGGTGAGCTGGCGGCGATCGTCCAGGACGCCCGCGACAACGGCATCCCGTTGAGCATCGTCGTGGTCGAGGGCAACCCGGCGCCGGACTCGAGTCTGCGTGACCTGGCCACCAAGGTGGGCAAGACCGAGCACGGCACCGTCGTGGTGCTCAGCGACGACTGGGCCGGCACCTACAGCGAATCCATCAGCCGCTATCGCCTGGAGCGCGCGGAAGACGTGGCCAAGAACCGGCACGGCGGTCACAGCGCGGAGGCCGCCCAGGCTTTCGTCGGCAGCCTGGAAGCCCCCGAGACGGTCTCGTCCACGGTCGCCGCGAGCATCTTCATCGCCGCCATCGCCGTGGTCGTCGTGGTCCTCTACCGCGTGAAGCTGCGCCGCAGCGCGAACACCACTCCCGGACCCGAGTCCGCCGCCGGCAGCGCGGCGGCCGGGAAAGGCGCTGAATAG
- a CDS encoding TetR/AcrR family transcriptional regulator has translation MPKVSDDHLAARRSQILDGARSCFAEFGYEGATVRRLEDAIGLSRGAIFHHFRDKDALFLALAHEDAARMAEVAATQGLVQVMRDMLARPEDFDWLGTRLEIARRLRTDPEFRANWEQRSEELTAATIARLERRKAAGALRDDVPTDVLLGYLDLVLDGLIARIASGHANDNLSAVLDLVEASVRRKQ, from the coding sequence ATGCCCAAGGTCAGTGACGACCATCTCGCCGCGCGGCGCAGTCAGATCCTGGACGGGGCGCGGAGCTGTTTCGCCGAATTCGGCTACGAGGGCGCCACGGTGCGCCGGCTCGAGGACGCCATCGGACTGTCGCGGGGAGCGATCTTCCACCACTTCCGCGACAAGGACGCGCTGTTCCTGGCGCTCGCGCACGAGGACGCCGCCCGCATGGCGGAGGTCGCGGCCACCCAGGGCCTGGTGCAGGTCATGCGCGACATGCTCGCGCGCCCCGAGGATTTCGACTGGCTGGGCACCCGGCTGGAGATCGCGCGGCGGCTGCGCACCGACCCCGAGTTCCGCGCGAACTGGGAGCAGCGCTCGGAGGAGCTGACCGCCGCGACCATCGCGCGCCTGGAGCGCCGCAAGGCGGCCGGGGCGCTGCGCGACGACGTGCCCACCGATGTCCTGCTCGGCTATCTCGATCTGGTGCTGGACGGGCTCATCGCCCGCATCGCGTCGGGCCACGCCAACGACAACCTCTCGGCCGTGCTGGACCTGGTGGAGGCGTCGGTCCGCCGCAAGCAGTGA
- a CDS encoding AAA family ATPase produces MFVTSTDGVSTVNSAKDAPAPATLERDVQTLEKAIYEVKRVIVGQDRLVERLLVGVLARGHVLLEGVPGIAKTLAVETFARVVGGTFSRVQFTPDLVPTDLVGTRIYRQGREEFDTELGPVVANFVLADEINRAPAKVQSALLEVMAERHVSIGGKTFPMPDPFLVMATQNPIESEGVYPLPEAQRDRFLFKVVVDYPSIEEEREIIYRMGVTPPEPKQILEPGELIRLQRLASNTFVHHALVDYVVRVISATRNPAEFGLEDVAGWIAYGASPRASLGIIAAARAVALIRGRDYVVPQDVVEVVPDVLRHRLVLSYDALADEVSPDDVIRRVLQTVGLPQVAPQANAPAPNQQPVAPMPAPAVGPQQGVPQPPVPNGQQAVGQQQPQRP; encoded by the coding sequence ATGTTTGTGACTTCGACTGATGGTGTGAGCACGGTGAATTCGGCGAAAGACGCGCCGGCGCCCGCCACCCTCGAGCGCGATGTCCAGACCCTGGAGAAGGCGATCTACGAAGTCAAGCGGGTCATCGTCGGCCAGGATCGTCTGGTCGAGCGGTTGCTCGTCGGTGTGCTCGCGCGCGGCCACGTGCTGCTCGAGGGCGTGCCGGGCATCGCCAAGACGCTCGCGGTCGAGACCTTCGCACGGGTCGTCGGCGGCACCTTCTCCCGCGTGCAGTTCACCCCCGACCTGGTGCCGACCGACCTCGTCGGTACCCGCATCTACCGGCAGGGCCGCGAGGAGTTCGACACCGAGCTGGGCCCGGTGGTGGCCAACTTCGTGCTCGCCGACGAGATCAACCGCGCGCCGGCCAAGGTGCAGTCGGCACTGCTCGAGGTGATGGCCGAGCGGCACGTGTCGATCGGCGGCAAGACCTTCCCGATGCCCGACCCGTTCCTGGTGATGGCCACCCAGAACCCGATCGAGAGCGAGGGCGTGTACCCGCTGCCCGAGGCGCAGCGCGACCGCTTCCTGTTCAAGGTCGTCGTCGACTACCCCTCCATCGAGGAGGAGCGCGAGATCATCTACCGGATGGGGGTCACCCCGCCGGAACCCAAGCAGATCCTCGAGCCCGGTGAGCTGATCCGGCTGCAGCGCCTGGCGTCGAACACCTTCGTCCACCACGCCCTGGTCGACTATGTGGTGCGGGTGATCTCCGCGACCCGCAACCCGGCCGAGTTCGGCCTCGAGGACGTCGCGGGCTGGATCGCCTACGGCGCCTCGCCGCGCGCCAGCCTCGGCATCATCGCCGCCGCCCGCGCCGTCGCGCTCATCCGCGGCCGCGACTACGTGGTCCCGCAGGACGTGGTCGAGGTGGTGCCCGATGTGCTGCGCCACCGCCTGGTGCTGTCCTACGACGCGCTGGCCGACGAGGTCAGCCCCGACGACGTGATCCGCCGCGTGCTGCAGACCGTCGGCCTGCCGCAGGTGGCGCCGCAGGCGAACGCGCCCGCGCCGAACCAGCAGCCGGTCGCGCCGATGCCCGCGCCCGCGGTGGGCCCGCAGCAGGGCGTGCCGCAGCCGCCCGTCCCGAACGGTCAGCAGGCCGTCGGTCAGCAGCAGCCGCAGCGTCCGTGA
- a CDS encoding VWA domain-containing protein, which yields MSISHFTAAVWLAFLLVVAAIALLYVVVQRRRQRHLLRFANMETLEQVAPKRPSGWRHVPVALILVGLVLLTIAAAGPQAAKKVPRNRATVMLVIDVSLSMEATDVPPTRLQVAQKAGKDFVDELPSGINLGLVAFAGTASVLVSPTANHEAAKAAIDNLKLSERTATGEGIFSALQAIETLGSVLGGVESPPPARIVLMSDGKQTVPSFEDYDNPRHEYVAARVAKEKNVPVSTISFGTKGSYVEIPRSDGTKEQVRVDVDDEAMQEIAKISGGQFYRASTLQQLTDVYDTLQGQIGYETEMGDASRPWLLLGLLLTAAGAVAGLAYRQRLP from the coding sequence GTGAGCATTTCGCATTTCACGGCCGCCGTCTGGCTGGCCTTCCTGCTGGTCGTCGCCGCCATCGCGCTGCTGTACGTGGTGGTGCAGCGGCGTCGTCAGCGTCATCTGCTGCGGTTCGCCAACATGGAGACCCTCGAGCAGGTCGCCCCGAAGCGGCCCAGCGGCTGGCGGCACGTGCCGGTGGCGCTGATCCTGGTCGGCCTGGTGCTGCTGACGATCGCCGCGGCGGGCCCGCAGGCAGCGAAGAAGGTGCCGCGCAACCGCGCCACCGTCATGCTGGTGATCGATGTGTCGCTGTCGATGGAGGCGACCGACGTACCGCCCACCCGGCTGCAGGTCGCCCAGAAGGCGGGCAAGGATTTCGTCGACGAACTGCCCAGCGGCATCAATCTCGGTCTGGTGGCCTTCGCGGGCACCGCGTCGGTTCTGGTGTCGCCCACCGCGAATCACGAAGCGGCCAAGGCCGCCATCGACAACCTGAAGCTGTCCGAACGCACCGCCACCGGCGAGGGCATCTTCTCGGCGCTGCAAGCGATCGAGACACTCGGCTCGGTCCTCGGCGGCGTCGAATCACCGCCCCCGGCCCGCATCGTGCTGATGTCCGACGGCAAGCAGACCGTCCCCTCCTTCGAGGACTACGACAACCCTCGCCACGAATACGTGGCGGCCCGGGTGGCCAAGGAGAAGAACGTCCCGGTCTCCACCATCTCGTTCGGCACCAAGGGCTCGTACGTGGAAATCCCCCGCTCGGACGGGACGAAAGAGCAAGTGCGCGTGGATGTCGACGACGAGGCGATGCAGGAGATCGCCAAGATCTCCGGCGGGCAGTTCTACCGCGCGTCCACCTTGCAGCAGCTGACGGACGTCTACGACACCCTGCAAGGCCAGATCGGCTACGAAACCGAAATGGGTGACGCGAGCCGCCCCTGGCTGCTCCTGGGCCTCCTGCTGACCGCCGCAGGCGCCGTAGCCGGCCTGGCATACCGGCAACGACTCCCGTAA
- a CDS encoding DUF58 domain-containing protein, which produces MTNPAKTPPTRGSAAPPSFRSGQLNDPRLSAALKTLELTVRRRLDGVLHGDHLGLIPGPGSEPGDAREYQPGDDVRQMDWSVTARTTHPHVRQMIADRELETWLVVDLSASLDFGTALCQKRDLVVAAAAAVTHLTSGGGNRIGAVVANGERLFRIPARAGRVHAQAMLRSIATTPHAADGVRGDLRGAIESLRRPQRKRGLAVVISDFLGDIDWQRSLRAISGRHDLLGVEVLDPLDLELPDVGDVVLHDPETGRTREFSVTPTLRGDFARAAQRHRGQVEQALRGCGAPVLTLRTDRDWIADVVRFVSTRRHTFGAPTGQVPRQ; this is translated from the coding sequence GTGACGAATCCAGCGAAGACCCCACCCACCCGAGGAAGTGCCGCACCCCCTTCGTTCCGTTCCGGCCAGTTGAACGATCCGCGGCTGTCGGCGGCGCTGAAGACGCTCGAGCTGACCGTGCGGCGCCGCCTCGACGGCGTGCTGCACGGCGATCACCTGGGCCTCATCCCGGGCCCGGGCTCCGAACCCGGCGACGCGCGCGAGTATCAGCCCGGTGACGATGTGCGGCAGATGGATTGGTCGGTCACCGCGCGCACCACGCACCCGCACGTGCGGCAGATGATCGCCGACCGCGAGCTCGAGACCTGGCTCGTGGTCGACCTGTCCGCCAGCCTCGACTTCGGCACCGCGCTGTGCCAGAAGCGCGATCTGGTGGTCGCCGCCGCGGCCGCGGTCACCCACCTGACCAGCGGCGGCGGCAACCGGATCGGCGCGGTCGTCGCCAACGGCGAGCGGCTGTTCCGCATCCCCGCGCGGGCCGGGCGCGTGCACGCCCAGGCGATGCTGCGCAGCATCGCCACCACCCCGCACGCGGCCGACGGCGTGCGCGGCGACCTGCGCGGCGCGATCGAGTCGCTGCGCCGGCCGCAGCGCAAACGCGGTCTGGCCGTGGTGATTTCGGACTTCCTCGGCGACATCGACTGGCAACGGTCGCTGCGCGCCATCTCCGGCCGCCACGATCTGCTCGGGGTGGAGGTGCTGGATCCGCTGGATCTGGAACTGCCCGACGTGGGCGACGTGGTGCTGCACGATCCCGAGACCGGCCGCACCCGCGAGTTCTCCGTAACGCCCACGCTGCGCGGCGATTTCGCGCGCGCGGCGCAGCGGCACCGCGGCCAGGTCGAGCAGGCGCTGCGCGGCTGCGGCGCCCCGGTGCTGACCCTGCGCACCGATCGGGATTGGATCGCCGACGTCGTCCGGTTCGTGTCCACCCGGCGCCACACGTTCGGCGCCCCGACCGGACAGGTCCCCCGACAGTGA
- the inhA gene encoding NADH-dependent enoyl-ACP reductase InhA produces MSGLLAGKTVLITGIITDSSIAFHAAKVAQEQGGKVIITGIPERLRLIDRIAKRLPQEIAPAIGLDVTSEDDLAALPDKVRELAPEGVDGVLHSIAFAPRTLMGPDAKPFLEGPGPDAAKSFEISAWSYASLARAVLPVMNEGGSIVGMDFDPRTALPYYNWMGVAKAALESVNRYVAREVGEAKRIRSNLIAAGPIKTLAAKAIAGTATDDAKQLTMLNTYWDGASPIGWDVDDPTVVAKSIVTLLSDWLPGTTGSIIYVDGGASHNTWFPENWSAN; encoded by the coding sequence ATGAGCGGATTGCTCGCAGGCAAGACCGTCCTCATCACCGGCATCATCACCGATTCCTCGATCGCCTTCCACGCCGCGAAGGTGGCGCAGGAACAGGGCGGCAAGGTGATCATCACCGGCATCCCGGAGCGGCTGCGGCTGATCGACCGGATCGCCAAGCGGCTGCCGCAGGAGATCGCCCCGGCCATCGGCCTCGACGTCACCAGCGAGGACGACCTGGCCGCGCTGCCGGACAAGGTGCGCGAACTCGCCCCCGAGGGTGTCGACGGCGTGCTGCACTCGATCGCCTTCGCGCCGCGCACCCTGATGGGCCCCGACGCCAAGCCGTTCCTGGAGGGTCCCGGCCCGGATGCCGCCAAGTCCTTCGAGATCTCCGCGTGGAGCTACGCTTCGCTGGCGCGGGCCGTGCTGCCGGTGATGAACGAGGGCGGCTCGATCGTCGGCATGGATTTCGATCCGCGCACCGCGCTGCCCTACTACAACTGGATGGGTGTGGCCAAGGCCGCGCTGGAGTCGGTGAACCGGTACGTGGCGCGAGAAGTGGGCGAGGCCAAGCGCATTCGCTCCAACCTCATCGCCGCCGGCCCGATCAAGACCCTCGCCGCCAAGGCCATCGCGGGCACCGCCACCGACGACGCCAAGCAGCTGACCATGCTGAACACCTACTGGGACGGCGCCTCCCCGATCGGCTGGGACGTCGACGACCCGACCGTGGTGGCGAAGTCGATCGTCACCCTGCTGTCGGATTGGCTGCCCGGCACCACGGGTTCGATCATCTACGTGGACGGCGGGGCCAGTCACAACACCTGGTTCCCGGAGAACTGGTCGGCAAACTGA
- a CDS encoding aconitate hydratase: MTSIDTFGAKGTLEVGDQSYEIFRLSAVPGTEKLPYALKVLAENLLRTEDGANITADHIRAIAQWDPSAEPNTEIQFTPARVIMQDFTGVPCIVDLATMREAVATLGGDPDKVNPLAPAEMVIDHSVIIDVFGREDAFERNVDIEYQRNGERYQFLRWGQTAFDDFKVVPPSTGIVHQVNIEHLARVVMVRNGQAYPDTCVGTDSHTTMVNGLGVLGWGVGGIEAEAAMLGQPVSMLIPRVVGFKLTGEINPGVTATDVVLTVTDMLRKHGVVGKFVEFYGKGVAEVPLANRATLGNMSPEFGSTAAIFPIDDVTIEYLKLTGRTDEQVALVEAYAKEQGLWHDADKEPAYSEYLELDLSTVVPSIAGPKRPQDRILLSESKTAFRKDIHNYTSDAESGPAARTPHSKLDEAVEESFPASDPAVLSFADDGSVPLHSAANGAEGRPSKPVKVSTEEYGDFVLDHGAVVVASITSCTNTSNPSVMIGAALLARNAVDKGLSRKPWVKTSMAPGSQVVNGYYEKSGLWPYLEKLGFNLVAFGCATCIGNTGPLPEEISKAVNDNDLTVTAVLSGNRNFEGRISPDVKMNYLASPPLVIAYALAGTMDFDFEHDALGQDSDGNDVFLKDIWPSPKEIQDTIDAVISRDMFLEDYKDVFKGDERWRSLPTPEGKTFEWAEDSTYVRKPPYFEGMPQTPEPVQDIKGARVLALLGDSVTTDHISPAGNIKPGTPAAQYLESHGVERKDYNSYGSRRGNHEVMIRGTFANIRLRNQLLDDVSGGYTRDFTQAGGPQAFIYDASQNYQAAGIPLVVLGGKEYGSGSSRDWAAKGTSLLGVKAVITESFERIHRSNLIGMGVIPLQFPEGESAASLKLDGTETFDIEGITQLNEGVTPKTLKVTATKENGDKITFDAKVRIDTPGEADYYRNGGILQYVLRNMIGS, translated from the coding sequence ATGACGAGCATCGATACATTCGGCGCCAAGGGCACCCTCGAGGTAGGAGATCAGTCGTATGAGATCTTCCGCCTCTCGGCCGTGCCCGGCACCGAGAAGCTGCCCTACGCCCTGAAGGTGCTGGCGGAGAATTTGCTGCGCACCGAGGACGGCGCCAACATCACCGCCGACCACATCCGTGCCATCGCGCAGTGGGATCCCTCCGCCGAGCCGAACACCGAAATCCAGTTCACCCCCGCGCGTGTCATCATGCAGGACTTCACCGGCGTGCCCTGCATCGTCGACCTGGCCACCATGCGCGAGGCCGTCGCCACCCTCGGCGGCGACCCGGACAAGGTGAACCCCCTCGCTCCCGCCGAGATGGTCATCGACCACTCCGTCATCATCGACGTGTTCGGCCGCGAGGACGCCTTCGAGCGCAACGTCGACATCGAGTACCAGCGCAACGGCGAGCGCTACCAGTTCCTGCGCTGGGGCCAGACCGCCTTCGACGACTTCAAGGTCGTGCCGCCGAGTACCGGCATCGTGCACCAGGTCAACATCGAGCACCTGGCCCGCGTCGTCATGGTCCGCAACGGGCAGGCCTATCCCGACACCTGCGTCGGCACCGACTCGCACACCACCATGGTCAACGGCCTGGGTGTGCTGGGCTGGGGCGTGGGCGGCATCGAGGCCGAGGCGGCCATGCTGGGCCAGCCCGTGTCGATGCTGATCCCGCGCGTGGTGGGCTTCAAGCTGACCGGTGAGATCAACCCCGGCGTCACCGCCACCGACGTGGTGCTGACCGTCACCGACATGCTGCGCAAGCACGGCGTGGTCGGCAAGTTCGTCGAGTTCTACGGCAAGGGCGTCGCCGAGGTGCCCCTGGCCAACCGGGCCACCCTGGGCAACATGAGCCCCGAATTCGGTTCCACCGCGGCGATTTTCCCGATCGACGACGTCACCATCGAGTACCTGAAGCTGACCGGCCGCACCGACGAGCAGGTCGCCCTGGTCGAGGCCTACGCCAAGGAGCAGGGCCTGTGGCACGACGCCGACAAGGAGCCGGCCTACTCGGAGTACCTGGAGCTGGACCTGAGCACCGTGGTGCCCTCCATCGCCGGACCGAAGCGCCCGCAGGACCGAATCCTGTTGTCGGAGAGCAAGACCGCGTTCCGCAAGGACATCCACAACTACACCTCCGACGCCGAGTCGGGCCCGGCCGCGCGCACCCCGCACAGCAAGCTGGACGAGGCCGTCGAGGAGTCCTTCCCCGCCAGCGACCCGGCGGTGCTGTCGTTCGCCGACGACGGCTCGGTGCCGCTGCACTCGGCCGCCAACGGCGCCGAGGGCCGGCCGTCCAAGCCGGTCAAGGTCTCCACCGAGGAGTACGGCGACTTCGTGCTCGACCACGGCGCGGTGGTGGTCGCCTCGATCACCTCCTGCACCAACACCTCCAACCCGTCGGTCATGATCGGCGCGGCGCTGCTGGCGCGTAACGCCGTGGACAAGGGCCTGTCCCGCAAGCCGTGGGTGAAGACCTCGATGGCGCCGGGTTCCCAGGTCGTCAACGGGTACTACGAGAAGTCGGGTCTGTGGCCGTACCTGGAGAAGCTGGGCTTCAACCTGGTCGCGTTCGGTTGCGCCACCTGCATCGGCAACACCGGCCCGCTGCCGGAGGAGATCTCCAAGGCGGTCAACGACAACGACCTGACCGTCACCGCGGTGCTGTCGGGCAACCGCAACTTCGAGGGCCGCATCTCCCCCGACGTGAAGATGAACTACCTGGCCTCGCCGCCGCTGGTCATCGCCTACGCGCTCGCGGGCACGATGGACTTCGACTTCGAGCACGACGCGCTGGGGCAGGACTCCGACGGCAACGACGTGTTCCTGAAGGACATCTGGCCTTCGCCGAAGGAAATCCAGGACACCATCGACGCGGTCATCTCCCGCGACATGTTCCTCGAGGACTACAAGGACGTCTTCAAGGGCGACGAGCGGTGGCGTTCGCTGCCCACCCCGGAGGGCAAGACCTTCGAGTGGGCCGAGGACTCGACCTACGTCCGCAAGCCCCCGTACTTCGAGGGCATGCCGCAGACCCCGGAGCCGGTGCAGGACATCAAGGGCGCGCGAGTGCTTGCGCTGCTCGGTGATTCGGTCACCACCGACCACATCTCCCCCGCGGGCAACATCAAGCCGGGCACTCCGGCCGCGCAGTACCTGGAGTCGCACGGCGTCGAGCGCAAGGACTACAACTCCTACGGCTCGCGGCGCGGCAACCACGAGGTGATGATCCGCGGCACCTTCGCCAACATCCGGCTGCGCAACCAGCTGCTCGACGACGTCTCGGGCGGCTACACCCGCGACTTCACCCAGGCGGGCGGCCCCCAGGCCTTCATCTACGACGCCTCGCAGAACTACCAGGCCGCGGGCATCCCGCTGGTGGTGCTGGGCGGCAAGGAGTACGGCTCGGGGTCCTCGCGCGACTGGGCGGCCAAGGGCACCAGCCTGCTGGGCGTCAAGGCGGTCATCACCGAGTCGTTCGAGCGCATCCACCGTTCCAACCTCATCGGTATGGGCGTCATCCCGCTGCAGTTCCCCGAGGGCGAGTCGGCGGCGTCGCTGAAGCTGGACGGCACCGAGACCTTCGACATTGAGGGCATCACCCAGCTGAACGAGGGGGTGACTCCGAAGACCCTGAAGGTGACCGCCACCAAGGAGAACGGAGACAAGATCACCTTCGACGCCAAGGTCCGCATCGACACCCCCGGTGAGGCCGACTACTACCGCAACGGCGGCATCCTGCAGTACGTGCTGCGCAATATGATCGGCAGCTGA